TTTTTCGATTCTTGTAAATAGAGAGGGATTCACTTGTTTAATCATAAATTCCTGAATGATTTTGAATATTGAGTTTTACTTTTGGAAGTGGGATTCAAAATCTTGAGATtgtggatttgtttttttttttggccttagAATTTGATACAGATGTCATTTCAAAGTGTCAGTGCCTTTTGTGTTAGTATCCAGTGAGAAACGATGTATATAATAACTCCAAGGCATGGTTTAGCTGTGAAATCCAAAACCTACTTTGATGAACTTGCTATTTTTGTTGTGACAAATCGAAAATGCATATCTAATGATGTTAGTAGTGTGTTCTGTAGAATTTTCATCAATGGATTTTTTAGTTGTTGCCTAGTAGTATCTCAGTGGTAGATAAGAAATCTTGTGCGTTCTACTAGACTTATTATTTTAActgtttgttttcagttttctcCTCGTTTGGAAGTCTAtcatttcgtttttttgttgatatgtaCATGAATGGCTGCTGGCTGGAATATTAAAGGGTTTGTCTTATTTCTCTAAACTGGTTCAGGTGGGAGCTTTGATGTCTAAATTGTTTATTCAAGTTGTGGGGGTTGTCTTGATATAAATAGAAAGAGATGAGTTACTTGACTACGGTTGAGAGTGATGATGGTATGCACTCCAGCATCTATAACGAATCTTCAGCTGCTGATAGTATCAGCAACGGCTACAGAAGTAGAGGGAGAGGAGGTGCCCTGAAGAAAGGACCATGGACCTCAACTGAAGACGggattttgattgattatgtgaagAAGCACGGCGAGGGTAACTGGAATGCTGTTCAGAAACACACTAGCCTGGCCCGTTGTGGTAAAAGCTGTCGTCTGAGATGGGCTAATCATCTGAGGCCAAACTTGAAGAAAGGAGCATTTAGCGAAGATGAAGAACAGCTCATTGTTGAACTGCACGCCAAATTGGGAAATAAATGGGCGCAGATGGCTGAACATGTAAGTAGTCTTGTAACTGTGGAAGCTATCTGATAATGGTCCATTTTCATAGATTGATCTTTCCTGTGTTGCCTAAAGACTAATCTCCTGGTAtaatttctcttcttgtttatcAGTTGCCTGGTCGAACTGATAATGAGATAAAGAATTATTGGAACACTCGTATCAAGAGGCGACAACGAGCAGGCTTACCACTGTACCCTCCTGAAATCCATGTTGAAGATCTCCAGTGGAGTGAAGAGGATACAAAGAGTAATATCATAAGAGTAGATAGAAGAAGACGTCAAGATTTCTTGCAGTTCGGGAATTCCAAAGCGAATCTCTTATTTGATAATCTAAGTTTTGCTGCTAGCTTATTACCTGCCGCTTCTGACATATCAGATTTGGTTGCATGCAACATGCTAGGAACTGGCGCAAGTTCTTCCTGGTACGAAAGCTACATGCCACCGATATTGCCTTCCCCAAAGCAAGTCTGGGAATCTGGATCTCGGTTTCCCATGTGCAGCAGTAACATAAAGCATGAAGTTCAATCCCCAGAATACTTTCAGAATACTGCTTCACAAAAGAATCCCAGATCTTGCAGTATCTCACCTTGTTATGTTGATCATCCTCCTTACGGAAACCAACATTCAtctgatatgatgatgattctaGATAGCCATACCCTTACGGATGGCATGCTTCCTACTTCTAAGCCCTCGTTTGGGGCAGTGAAGCTGGAGCTCCCTTCATTCCAATATTCAGAAACTAGTGCATTTGATCAGTGGAAAACGACACCGTCACCTCCACATTCAGATCTCCTTGATTCTGTTGATGCCTATATTCAATCTCCACCTCCATCGCAGATAGAGGAGTCAGATTGTTTCTCTTCATGCGACACCGGCCTACTAGATATGTTACTTCATGAGGCCAAGATCAAAACTAGTGCAAAGCACAGTTTGTTGTCATCATCACCTGAGAAGAGTTTCTGTTCAACTACTTGTACAACCGATGCTACTCAGAATATACCACGTAGCCAGATCAAATCAGGGGAGTTGGAAGATTCCCAAAAGAATTTGGCTCGCTCCGAGATTTCAATTCCCACGCAACTTACTGCAGGTGAGTCGATCAAAGTTACTCGATGATTGGTATCTAAACTAATTGTTTTCCATATTGATTGGTGTCCATACTTGACACTTTTGCAGGGAACTTTGTAAAGACAGAAGAGTTGGATCAGGTTTGGGAACCAAAGAGAGTTGACATGACACGGCCTGATGTTTTACTTGCATCGAGCTGGCTTGACCAAGGATGTTATGGGATTGTTAGAGACACAAGCAGCATGAGCGATGCGCTTGCGCTTCTTCTTGGTGGTGACGACATTGGGAACAGTTACGTGACTGTTGGGTCATCTTCTGGTCAAGCACCACGAGGAGGTGTCAGGTCTTGTGGATGGACTAATATGCCTCCTGTTTGGTCGCTGTAACTAAACGAACCATATCACAATTTGAATCTTTCTGTATTTTCATTCACTGGCTTACATGACTCAGGACTTGCGGTTTGTTATACGTGAGAGAAGATTTTATGGACGTCGTAAAAGTTTGGATTTTCTCTAATGCTTGAAAGGCAATTTACCCAATTTCTTGCTTCCTGTTCACTCCCTTATACAGTACTTTGCTCGATTGGTTTTGTTTAGATCTAAATAGCAAATCGTAATCATATAATCCAGACACAGCTACTAATACCAAATGACATATATGGGATATTTATGCCAGATGTtaccaaaacaataaataagattatgtcaaaaatatataataagatagtagTGGCTCAAGCATTCTCAATATATATAGCGACATCAAAGGGAAATGAAtcattacaaataataaaaagtgtttTTTAGGTCTTGCTTCTCGCAAAGTGACGGTGCCCCAAGAGgattaaaacccaaaattctCATTGGGACTCCGAAAAGattttttaaacttacactCCCGTTTTCTTGTTTCTAATGATTTCTTTAAGCTCTGCGAACTTCTTCTTGCATTGAATCATCGTTTTCCCAGGAACAGCTGCAGCTACTCTCTCCCATCTTTGGCTTGTCTCTTTTGGGAATGTCTTCAAAGCTTGAACCAAAGCTCTTTCTTGCACAGTTGACCAACCATCTGTGTCTGAACTTCCACCTGCTTCATCATTGTTGTCTGAGCTCTGACTGCTAGCCACAACAGTCTCTTTAGAAGGGCTTGCCTTTGTTGTGGTCGTCGCCGTAGGTAGAGATTCTCCGAGCTCTTCTCTTGTGGAGAGAGGGGATGCGATTGAAGCAGAGGGTTTCCTCTTCTCGAGGAATGAATCGAATGCTTTAGCAGAATCTGGTTTTTGTAGAAGAACTGTTTTAGTTGCTTTCAGAATCTCCTCTACGGATCTTCCTGTGCCGATGTACTCTGAAACAACTTCCCATCTTCGAGATGTCCCCTTTGGATATTTTACCATTCCTTTTCTCAGCATATCAATCTCTTCCTTGCTCCATGGTTGTTTCTTCACAGTACTACTATCTAACTGAGACACTCGGGTTGTAGGCTCTGTGCCACCGTTGCTCttcttactttctttttctttagattCAGCTTCGTCGTTTCTACTAGTATCGCATCCATCTTTGATCACCTTTGCCAACTCTAGTCCTGTTTTGTTTCCCATTTTATCACATAGATTCTGCAACTGCTCAGTGTTAAGTGACATGCATAGATTCTCTATATCTTCCTCGGAAATGTCAAGCAGACGCTGAGCCACGAGAGGAGCTGAGAGAGCTCTAAGACGATTCCGTTCTTTGCGTaagagcttcttctctctttccttatttttcttttgttgttgtgcaGATTCTGCAGctcgcttctcttcttcttcttttcgccttttctcttcttcagcaGCAATTGCAGCGTCCTCTTCCTGCTTCTTCTTAGCCAGAAGCTTTGCATCTTTTTTCTGTTGCTTCTCagccttttcttcctcttttcttttcacaatTCTCGGGTCTTTTCGATACGCATTGTCAACAAGAGTCCGGATTCGAGCATGCTCTTCCTTCCTAGCCTTCACAGTTTTTTTGGCATTCTCCTTCTCCATCCACCTCCGTTCTTCACGAGAATCTGCTTGTTCAAGATCATGCTCCTCTTCATCAGGAAACTCCCTCCAACTCTTGAAAGCGTACCAAAAGTTGTAGAACTTATCAACATCTTTAAGTGGTGTGCTTTCATCTCCCAGATCTGGAATACGCTGATTCACTGACCACCTAGCATTTCTCTTGAAAGCTGGACCAAACACCTTGAAAAAGTCTTGCGGCAAACAATCCGATGGGACCTCGTCATCAAACTCATCAGTGGAGTCAAAAATTCTTCTCCTTGTTGAGTCCATCAACACCTCATACGCTTCTTGAATCGCTTTGAAGCGAGATTCTATCTCATCTTTCTTGGCTTCCTTGGCTTCTTCTGTCTCCTCTAACAGAAGGAGAGTAGCGAGTTTATCAGGATGATGCTTCAGAGCAGCTTCACGATAGCTTTTCCTAATCTGATCTTCAGTCGCAAGATATCTTAAATTGCTCAAACCCAACAATGCATAGTGGTCTTGTTGCTGGGTACCAgacttcttctttcctttgttgGCATATGAGTTGAATGAAGGAACATACTCCTTCTCTTTATCATCTCCCACTTTCTTATCACCATCTTCATTGTCAGTGGGTTCCTCTGCACAACCATGCAGTTTAAGAGCAGCAGAATGGAAGGCATGACCAGCAGGTTCACGGTTTAAAGCCTTCACAGGAAGACAATTGGAAAAAGCATAGAACGGTTTTCCATCCACAAGTTCCTCAGAGTATGTAATTAGCTTAATGGCAGAGTCACTTCTCCGGCTCGGCATGATGAAAAAATGTACAGAAGCTGCAAATCACCTTACTCCCAAGTGAGTATCCACGCTGATTTCTGTCCAAAAGATTACAGAAATATTGTGAACTTGGTTAGCAATTGAAACAGATCAATATTCATCTACATATATTAACCTACTATCAAAAGTAATAGGCAAAGCTAAACTTATCTAGTAGCAAAACCTATGATTTGAATAGAGATGTACTAACCAGACCTCAAATTAAAATCCCaaaaagattccaaattcattgaGTCAACAATACAGACACCTAATCCTCGACTAGCTAGTTATAGAATAAGcactaacaaacaaacaaacaaaccgaGAGAACATCAACATAAGAACCAGAGAATCCACAAAGCCTAATTGGTTTTGAAAGACATTGTTATCACAAAACATGACTGAAGCCACTAAAAACAACTCCATAAAAGATGAACATGACAAACCAATCCATCTCTTAAAAACCTTAGAAATCAATCCTAATCCTAAGGTTACTTATCACTCAATACCATAATTTGCATcacatatcaaacaaaaaaaaaatagatttttttctacAATCAGTTTACCCTCCTCCCCTTTATGCACAAACAAAAGATGATCTATTCATATCATAAGAAATTTCAAGAATTTATTTGATAACATTCGAAACCACTCAGAAACCACCACTAATACAACACAGTGATGCTTTTCTTACCAGAAACTCACTCGGATCCGTGGGTCGGAAGTTGCACCGGCGAGTTTCAACCAGCGTGAGCCTCCTCCAACCTACGCTGgtagagaaagatgaagaagttcAATCTGGTTTATGAGGAAAATAGCGGCGGCAACGATTTGCAGATGGAGAAAGTtatttagagaagaagaagagaagaaatggtCTATCAGATTATTACCTTGTTTGGTTGTTCGTATAACTCTATTCCCCCAAAATTTTGGAGATGCACCTAACATATATTCTCAAGTAGTTTGGGCCAGGCCCATACTACTGGGCCTCACTCTCATATAGGATAGTATTATTCGTTTAACCAAACGAGTCATACTCACCGGAGAGGACCCATGAACGTCGTTACAAGCCTTGTACGGAACTCCGCCGTCGCTGCGGTAGCTTCGACGTCATGGAACGTACGTCTGAGAGAGCTAGCGTATCAGTCCTTGTTCGCTGAATCAGTCTCTCTTTACCGGTCAATGCTCCGGTCTGGTTCTTCTCCCGACGCGTTCTCTTTCCCTTTCATTCTCAAGTCATGTGCTGCCCTTTCGCTTCCTGTCTCCGGTAAACAGCTCCATTTGCATGTTATCAGAGGAGGTTGCGAGGCTGAGCCCTTTGTGCTGACTGCTCTGATCTCAATGTACTGTAAATGCGGTTTGGTTGAAGATGCACGCAAGGTGTTCGACGAAAATCCTCAGTCAAGTCAGCTTGGTGTTTGTTACAACGCTTTGATATCTGGGTACAGAGCAAACTCGAAGGTCTCTGATGCTGTGTTTATGTTTCGTAGAATGAAGGAAACTGGTGTATCTGTGGATTCAGTTACATTGCTCGGGCTTGTCCCGCTTTGCTCTGCTCCTGACTACCTCTGGCTAGGGAGGTCTCTTCACGGTCAATGTGTTAAAGGAGGAACAGATTCTGAAGAAGCTGTTTTGAATAGTTTCATCACGATGTACATGAAATGCGGGTCGGTAGAGTCTGGTAGGAGATTGTTTGATGAACTGCCTGTGAAAGGTTTGATTTCCTGGAATGCTGTGATTTCTGGATATTCACAGAACGGGCTAGCTTACGATGTTCTTGAACTTTATGAGCTGATGAAATCATCGGGTGTTTGTCCTGATCCTGTTACATTGGTTAGTGTTCTGTCTTCTTGTGCCCATCTTGGAGCTAAGAAGATTGGTCAGGAAGTAGGGAAGCTAGTAGAAGCCAATGGTTTTGGATCAAATTTGTATCTAAGCAATGCATTGATTAGTATGTA
The Camelina sativa cultivar DH55 chromosome 15, Cs, whole genome shotgun sequence DNA segment above includes these coding regions:
- the LOC104745344 gene encoding transcription factor GAMYB-like, whose translation is MSYLTTVESDDGMHSSIYNESSAADSISNGYRSRGRGGALKKGPWTSTEDGILIDYVKKHGEGNWNAVQKHTSLARCGKSCRLRWANHLRPNLKKGAFSEDEEQLIVELHAKLGNKWAQMAEHLPGRTDNEIKNYWNTRIKRRQRAGLPLYPPEIHVEDLQWSEEDTKSNIIRVDRRRRQDFLQFGNSKANLLFDNLSFAASLLPAASDISDLVACNMLGTGASSSWYESYMPPILPSPKQVWESGSRFPMCSSNIKHEVQSPEYFQNTASQKNPRSCSISPCYVDHPPYGNQHSSDMMMILDSHTLTDGMLPTSKPSFGAVKLELPSFQYSETSAFDQWKTTPSPPHSDLLDSVDAYIQSPPPSQIEESDCFSSCDTGLLDMLLHEAKIKTSAKHSLLSSSPEKSFCSTTCTTDATQNIPRSQIKSGELEDSQKNLARSEISIPTQLTAGNFVKTEELDQVWEPKRVDMTRPDVLLASSWLDQGCYGIVRDTSSMSDALALLLGGDDIGNSYVTVGSSSGQAPRGGVRSCGWTNMPPVWSL
- the LOC104745345 gene encoding dnaJ homolog subfamily C member 2-like; translation: MPSRRSDSAIKLITYSEELVDGKPFYAFSNCLPVKALNREPAGHAFHSAALKLHGCAEEPTDNEDGDKKVGDDKEKEYVPSFNSYANKGKKKSGTQQQDHYALLGLSNLRYLATEDQIRKSYREAALKHHPDKLATLLLLEETEEAKEAKKDEIESRFKAIQEAYEVLMDSTRRRIFDSTDEFDDEVPSDCLPQDFFKVFGPAFKRNARWSVNQRIPDLGDESTPLKDVDKFYNFWYAFKSWREFPDEEEHDLEQADSREERRWMEKENAKKTVKARKEEHARIRTLVDNAYRKDPRIVKRKEEEKAEKQQKKDAKLLAKKKQEEDAAIAAEEEKRRKEEEEKRAAESAQQQKKNKEREKKLLRKERNRLRALSAPLVAQRLLDISEEDIENLCMSLNTEQLQNLCDKMGNKTGLELAKVIKDGCDTSRNDEAESKEKESKKSNGGTEPTTRVSQLDSSTVKKQPWSKEEIDMLRKGMVKYPKGTSRRWEVVSEYIGTGRSVEEILKATKTVLLQKPDSAKAFDSFLEKRKPSASIASPLSTREELGESLPTATTTTKASPSKETVVASSQSSDNNDEAGGSSDTDGWSTVQERALVQALKTFPKETSQRWERVAAAVPGKTMIQCKKKFAELKEIIRNKKTGV